The DNA window AACAATGCCTGGATGATCTGGGTTATGCCTTCTGGGATGAAACCCAGAATATGGCCTACCAGTTATTCTTGCGCTGAACGATACAATGTATGGCCGTCGCCGGTCTTGTTGCCGGCGGCGTGATGACGGATAAAGACAATAATAAAAAAATAATACGCCGGGCAGGTTCTGCCCCGCAGCCGGATTAACTACAGGATTCCATTCATGCTTTATATGTTGCGTGCAGCGTATCTGACTCTGCATTTTTTAGTGGTTTGTTTTATTACGATGCTGGTCAGTGTGTTACGGCCCCGGCATCTGAATAACACCACTCAATGCGCGCGGCTGATGTGCTGGGCGTTGCCGGTGTTGCGGGTACGGGCTATCCGCAATAACGACTGCCCCATTAAGGGCCAGGAGCAGGCTATTTATGTGGTGAACCACCAATACACCATGGATGTGTTTACCTGCGCGACCATGCTGCCCGATCATATTGCCATTCTGGGAAAAAGCAGTTTGCGCTATGTGCCGGTGTTCGGTCTGGCGTTCTGGCTGGCGGGAAATATTTTCATCAATCGCCGCAATAAAGCCAAAGCCTGGGACACCATGGCCGAGGTCGCCCGTATTGTGAAACGTCGCGGTTGTTCGGTGTATATCTTTCCGGAAGGCACCCGCAGTCGCGGCCAAGGGCTGCAGCCGTTTAAATCCGGTGCCTTTGCGTTGGCGATTGAGTCGGGCTTACCGATTGTACCGATTGTGTTCAGCAGTACGCACAAACACATTGATCTGGGCCGCTGGAATACGGGCGTGGTGATGGGTGAATATCTGGAACCGATTCCGACCGCCGGCCTGACCGAAGCCGATGTAAAACCACTGGCCGAATTAACCCATCAGAAAATGCTGGCCGCCCTGCAGCGGCTGGATACAACGCTGGAGCAGCAGCGCGCCGCCGGTTAAAGCCGGCCCTTGCTGAATTGCTCCCGCGCGGCCTGTTTTTTGCGCTCGCTTTTGCGCAGTAATACATAAAACGCCCCGGCACCACCATGATGGGGTTGGGCGGTGTGAAACGCCTGTACATCGTCCAGCTCTGGCAGCCAGTGGGCGAGAAAGCTTTTCAGCACCGCCGGGTCTTTCTGATTGCGGTCGCCTTTGCCGGGTAAAATCAGCACGCTGCGTAAATCGTGTTCCATGCATTCGCGCACAAAGCGCAGTAATTCCCGCCGCGCTTCTTCGATGGTGCGGCGGTGCAGATCCAGCCGCGCTTCAATTTCATAGCGCCCCAGCCGTAATTTGCGGTACACCCCATCCTGAATACCAGGGCGTTTATAGCCCAGCACATCGTGCGGGCCGACCCGCGGTGCATCGCTGGTGGCCAGTGGTGCCACCACTTCGGCCGGTTTATCGGTGGCGGCCGCCTGCCGTCGTGCGGCCAGGCTGGCAGCATCGGCAGTGCTTTTTTGCAGGTCAGCCCTGGCTTTGGTCTGCAGGGGCGTAACCCCCTGCATTTCCTGCACAAACAGCGGGTCGGCGGTGGGGTTTTCAGGTGTTTTCATACAGCGTGTGTCCGTTGTTCCGGTGCTAAGGAGCCTCTGAATAACTCTGCACAGCTCTGCGCGAGTCTTTCCGGGCTGTAGAGCAAGGCGGCGAATGCAGAGAATGGCGGGTCCTTTTCAAGTTCGCCCTTAATGATACCCGACCGGCGAGGCGGGCGTCTGCCGTTGCCGCAGGGTGACAAAACTTTGCACACCGGCGACACAAGTTTGTGCCGGAATCCGTACACTGAGGGCGTTGTCGCAGTCAGTGGAACCGCATTATGTCGTTAGTCTCAGTTGGCAGAATCTTCACGCTCGTGCTGGCCGGTTGGTGGGTCAGTGCTGCGGCGTGGGCGTTTGAAGGTCTGCACCGGGAAATTGACTGGGTTAAGGAGTTGCAGTTGAGTGCCGCTCAGCAGCAGCAGCTGGAAGCCATTGAAGAACGTTATCAGCCTCTGCGTAAAGAGCAGATGCGCGGTTGTATGCGTGCCGCCGATGGCTTGCAGAAGATGCGCGAAGAGATGCATCAGGTACTGGATGTGCAGCAGCGCGAGAAGGCCCGCACCCTGATGC is part of the Venatoribacter cucullus genome and encodes:
- a CDS encoding lysophospholipid acyltransferase family protein; its protein translation is MLYMLRAAYLTLHFLVVCFITMLVSVLRPRHLNNTTQCARLMCWALPVLRVRAIRNNDCPIKGQEQAIYVVNHQYTMDVFTCATMLPDHIAILGKSSLRYVPVFGLAFWLAGNIFINRRNKAKAWDTMAEVARIVKRRGCSVYIFPEGTRSRGQGLQPFKSGAFALAIESGLPIVPIVFSSTHKHIDLGRWNTGVVMGEYLEPIPTAGLTEADVKPLAELTHQKMLAALQRLDTTLEQQRAAG
- the smrA gene encoding DNA endonuclease SmrA, translating into MKTPENPTADPLFVQEMQGVTPLQTKARADLQKSTADAASLAARRQAAATDKPAEVVAPLATSDAPRVGPHDVLGYKRPGIQDGVYRKLRLGRYEIEARLDLHRRTIEEARRELLRFVRECMEHDLRSVLILPGKGDRNQKDPAVLKSFLAHWLPELDDVQAFHTAQPHHGGAGAFYVLLRKSERKKQAAREQFSKGRL